A window of the Gossypium hirsutum isolate 1008001.06 chromosome A03, Gossypium_hirsutum_v2.1, whole genome shotgun sequence genome harbors these coding sequences:
- the LOC107887751 gene encoding uncharacterized protein: protein MANGEVLEDGTILRSVTSKFNYVVCSIEESWDTSILTIVELQSSLLVHEQRMRSHDDEEHALKITHGDCSSGWTRGCGGFKGKGRGREITNREDTWFLDSGCSNHMCGKEEYFLDFDENFKDTVKLGNNTSIVVIERGNVRLQVDGMVQVITGVSMCQN from the exons ATGGCTAATGGTGAGGTTCTGGAAGATGGTACTATTTTGAGATCCGTGACTAGCAAGTTTAATTATGTTGTTTGTAGTATTGAGGAGTCCTGGGATACAAGTATCCTAACCATTGTTGAATTGCAAAGCAGCTTGCTAGTGCATGAACAACGTATGAGATCTCATGATGATGAAGAACATGCTTTGAAGATCACTCATGGAGATTGTTCTAGTGGCTGGACTAGAGGATGTGGTGGCTTCAAAGGTAAAGGAAGAGGACGAG AAATCACTAACAGAGAAGATACTTGGTTTCTTGATTCAGGATGTAGCAATCATATGTGTGGAAAGGAAGAGTACTTCTTagattttgatgaaaattttaaagatacgGTGAAGCTTGGCAACAACACAAGCATTGTTGTAATCGAAAGGGGTAATGTAAGGCTACAAGTGGATGGAATGGTGCAAGTAATCACAGGGGTGTCTATGTGCCAGAACTAA
- the LOC107886780 gene encoding probable serine/threonine-protein kinase At1g54610 isoform X1, with translation MGCMSSKSAALKDSRENQKKRLTRKGSLDKLVQRANSSGREEVVRSKDKKGGDVKVLLVNKKSNGSSRFSYNDRVKNKRILNKFEVVVKNEVEKCGVTIAGHHHPGSERVLNSIEGELVAAGWPSWLVAVAGEAINGWIPRRASTFEKLNKIGQGTYSSVYKARDLIHNKLVALKRVQFNNHDPESAKFMAREIILLRRLDHPNVMKLEGLITSPTGCSLYLVFEYMEHDLVGLASLPRIKFSEPQIKCYMQQLLSGLDHCHSHGVLHRDIKGSNLLIDSNGILKIADFGLACHFDPHDSVPMTNRVVTLWYRPPELLLGASHYGVAVDLWSAGCILGELYSGKPILPGKTEVEQLHKIFKLCGSPTDEYWRRAKLPHSTVFKPLHPYRRCVAETFKDFASPTVTLLETLLSIDPVSRRTAAFALKSEFFTTQPLACDPSSLPRYPPSKEIDAKLRDEEARRQRAVESRGSRVDMERRGQKEPLAVPASKSNTEFTTSMQRRQPHPNLKSRSQMFNTGILMEPPPPKQTPAAKEESRDFLEHNRKKISYSGPLVGGSVFRKSGKEHDDLPMVLSKASLSKLSGLVATRTLASDGHGQKPGPLTLQAVNHGGKPRRSFTDFESARRHDVKQHMPKTAASPVTGGGGACSMETSRHDGGPRGNKIYVSGPLLAPSDNVDQMLKEHDRKIQEFARRRARLHKTKL, from the exons ATGGGTTGCATGAGTTCCAAGTCTGCGGCTCTTAAAGATAGCCGTGAGAACCAAAAAAAGAGGCTGACGCGAAAAGGGTCATTAGATAAGCTTGTTCAACGAGCTAATTCATCGGGAAGAGAGGAGGTTGTTCGATCAAAGGATAAAAAAGGTGGTGATGTGAAAGTCTTGTTGGTCAATAAGAAATCCAATGGTTCCAGTCGTTTTTCTTATAATGATCGAGTTAAGAATAAGAGGATCCTTAATAAGTTTGAGGTGGTAGTGAAAAATGAGGTAGAAAAGTGTGGGGTTACGATTGCTGGTCATCACCATCCTGGTTCAGAAAGGGTGCTGAATAGCATAGAAGGAGAGCTGGTTGCAGCAGGATGGCCTTCTTGGCTTGTTGCTGTGGCAGGTGAAGCTATCAATGGATGGATACCACGACGGGCCAGTACCTTTGAGAAGTTGAATAAA ATTGGCCAAGGAACCTATAGTAGTGTGTATAAGGCTCGTGACCTCATTCATAATAAACTGGTGGCTCTGAAAAGAGTGCAGTTCAATAATCATGATCCTGAAAGCGCAAAGTTTATGGCGAGGGAGATTATTCTCTTGCGAAGACTTGATCATCCAAATGTTATGAAACTGGAAGGCTTGATCACATCCCCAACAGGGTGCAGCTTATACCTTGTTTTTGAATATATGGAACATGATCTTGTGGGACTTGCATCACTTCCCAGGATCAAGTTTTCAGAACCTCAG ATTAAATGCTACATGCAGCAACTTCTAAGTGGACTTGATCATTGTCACAGTCATGGTGTCCTTCATCGTGACATAAAGGGTTCAAATCTTCTCATTGACAGTAATGGAATcttgaagattgcagattttgGATTAGCGTGTCATTTTGATCCTCACGATAGTGTTCCAATGACCAATCGTGTAGTGACTCTTTGGTATCGACCACCAGAACTTTTGTTAGGAGCTTCTCACTACGGGGTTGCTGTAGATTTATGGAGTGCTGGTTGCATACTTGGGGAACTGTATTCAGGCAAACCTATTTTGCCTGGGAAAACAGAG GTTGAGCAATTACATAAGATCTTTAAGCTTTGTGGCTCGCCAACTGATGAATACTGGAGAAGAGCAAAACTACCTCATTCAACTGTGTTCAAGCCTCTACACCCATATAGACGATGTGTTGCTGAAACATTTAAAGACTTTGCTTCTCCTACTGTAACTCTCTTGGAGACCTTGCTTTCAATTGACCCTGTTAGTCGAAGAACTGCAGCTTTTGCTTTGAAGAGTGAG TTCTTTACAACACAACCTCTTGCGTGTGATCCTTCAAGTTTACCGAGGTATCCTCCTAGCAAGGAGATTGATGCTAAGTTGAGGGATGAAGAAGCTAGAAG GCAAAGAGCAGTTGAGAGTAGGGGTTCAAGGGTTGACATGGAAAGGAGGGGACAAAAGGAACCACTTGCAGTACCAGCATCCAAGTCTAATACTGAGTTCACCACATCAATGCAG AGAAGACAACCCCATCCTAATTTGAAGAGCAGGAGTCAGATGTTCAACACTGGTATTTTGATGGAGCCTCCACCCCCTAAACAGACACCTGCTGCAAAGGAAGAAAGCAGAGATTTCCTGGAGCACAATAGAAAGAAAATTTCATATTCGGGTCCATTGGTTGGTGGCTCCGTGTTTAGAAAGTCTGGCAAGGAGCATGATGATCTTCCTATGGTCTTATCCAAAGCTAGCTTATCGAAATTATCTGGCTTAGTAGCGACTAGAACTTTGGCTTCTGATGGTCACGGACAGAAACCTGGACCTTTGACTCTACAAGCAGTAAACCATGGAGGCAAGCCTCGAAGATCTTTTACTGATTTTGAGTCTGCCAGAAGACATGATGTCAAGCAACATATGCCAAAGACTGCAGCATCCCCGGTAACAGGAGGTGGAGGAGCCTGCAGTATGGAAACAAGCCGG CACGATGGTGGTCCCAGGGGAAACAAAATATACGTATCGGGTCCACTACTTGCTCCATCCGACAATGTCGATCAAATGCTTAAAGAGCATGACCGTAAGATCCAAGAGTTTGCTCGAAGAAGAGCACGGCTTCACAAGACAAAACTCTAA
- the LOC107886780 gene encoding probable serine/threonine-protein kinase At1g54610 isoform X2: protein MGCMSSKSAALKDSRENQKKRLTRKGSLDKLVQRANSSGREEVVRSKDKKGGDVKVLLVNKKSNGSSRFSYNDRVKNKRILNKFEVVVKNEVEKCGVTIAGHHHPGSERVLNSIEGELVAAGWPSWLVAVAGEAINGWIPRRASTFEKLNKIGQGTYSSVYKARDLIHNKLVALKRVQFNNHDPESAKFMAREIILLRRLDHPNVMKLEGLITSPTGCSLYLVFEYMEHDLVGLASLPRIKFSEPQIKCYMQQLLSGLDHCHSHGVLHRDIKGSNLLIDSNGILKIADFGLACHFDPHDSVPMTNRVVTLWYRPPELLLGASHYGVAVDLWSAGCILGELYSGKPILPGKTEVEQLHKIFKLCGSPTDEYWRRAKLPHSTVFKPLHPYRRCVAETFKDFASPTVTLLETLLSIDPVSRRTAAFALKSEFFTTQPLACDPSSLPRYPPSKEIDAKLRDEEARRQRAVESRGSRVDMERRGQKEPLAVPASKSNTEFTTSMQRRQPHPNLKSRSQMFNTGILMEPPPPKQTPAAKEESRDFLEHNRKKISYSGPLVGGSVFRKSGKEHDDLPMVLSKASLSKLSGLVATRTLASDGHGQKPGPLTLQAVNHGGKPRRSFTDFESARRHDVKQHMPKTAASPVTGGGGACSMETSR from the exons ATGGGTTGCATGAGTTCCAAGTCTGCGGCTCTTAAAGATAGCCGTGAGAACCAAAAAAAGAGGCTGACGCGAAAAGGGTCATTAGATAAGCTTGTTCAACGAGCTAATTCATCGGGAAGAGAGGAGGTTGTTCGATCAAAGGATAAAAAAGGTGGTGATGTGAAAGTCTTGTTGGTCAATAAGAAATCCAATGGTTCCAGTCGTTTTTCTTATAATGATCGAGTTAAGAATAAGAGGATCCTTAATAAGTTTGAGGTGGTAGTGAAAAATGAGGTAGAAAAGTGTGGGGTTACGATTGCTGGTCATCACCATCCTGGTTCAGAAAGGGTGCTGAATAGCATAGAAGGAGAGCTGGTTGCAGCAGGATGGCCTTCTTGGCTTGTTGCTGTGGCAGGTGAAGCTATCAATGGATGGATACCACGACGGGCCAGTACCTTTGAGAAGTTGAATAAA ATTGGCCAAGGAACCTATAGTAGTGTGTATAAGGCTCGTGACCTCATTCATAATAAACTGGTGGCTCTGAAAAGAGTGCAGTTCAATAATCATGATCCTGAAAGCGCAAAGTTTATGGCGAGGGAGATTATTCTCTTGCGAAGACTTGATCATCCAAATGTTATGAAACTGGAAGGCTTGATCACATCCCCAACAGGGTGCAGCTTATACCTTGTTTTTGAATATATGGAACATGATCTTGTGGGACTTGCATCACTTCCCAGGATCAAGTTTTCAGAACCTCAG ATTAAATGCTACATGCAGCAACTTCTAAGTGGACTTGATCATTGTCACAGTCATGGTGTCCTTCATCGTGACATAAAGGGTTCAAATCTTCTCATTGACAGTAATGGAATcttgaagattgcagattttgGATTAGCGTGTCATTTTGATCCTCACGATAGTGTTCCAATGACCAATCGTGTAGTGACTCTTTGGTATCGACCACCAGAACTTTTGTTAGGAGCTTCTCACTACGGGGTTGCTGTAGATTTATGGAGTGCTGGTTGCATACTTGGGGAACTGTATTCAGGCAAACCTATTTTGCCTGGGAAAACAGAG GTTGAGCAATTACATAAGATCTTTAAGCTTTGTGGCTCGCCAACTGATGAATACTGGAGAAGAGCAAAACTACCTCATTCAACTGTGTTCAAGCCTCTACACCCATATAGACGATGTGTTGCTGAAACATTTAAAGACTTTGCTTCTCCTACTGTAACTCTCTTGGAGACCTTGCTTTCAATTGACCCTGTTAGTCGAAGAACTGCAGCTTTTGCTTTGAAGAGTGAG TTCTTTACAACACAACCTCTTGCGTGTGATCCTTCAAGTTTACCGAGGTATCCTCCTAGCAAGGAGATTGATGCTAAGTTGAGGGATGAAGAAGCTAGAAG GCAAAGAGCAGTTGAGAGTAGGGGTTCAAGGGTTGACATGGAAAGGAGGGGACAAAAGGAACCACTTGCAGTACCAGCATCCAAGTCTAATACTGAGTTCACCACATCAATGCAG AGAAGACAACCCCATCCTAATTTGAAGAGCAGGAGTCAGATGTTCAACACTGGTATTTTGATGGAGCCTCCACCCCCTAAACAGACACCTGCTGCAAAGGAAGAAAGCAGAGATTTCCTGGAGCACAATAGAAAGAAAATTTCATATTCGGGTCCATTGGTTGGTGGCTCCGTGTTTAGAAAGTCTGGCAAGGAGCATGATGATCTTCCTATGGTCTTATCCAAAGCTAGCTTATCGAAATTATCTGGCTTAGTAGCGACTAGAACTTTGGCTTCTGATGGTCACGGACAGAAACCTGGACCTTTGACTCTACAAGCAGTAAACCATGGAGGCAAGCCTCGAAGATCTTTTACTGATTTTGAGTCTGCCAGAAGACATGATGTCAAGCAACATATGCCAAAGACTGCAGCATCCCCGGTAACAGGAGGTGGAGGAGCCTGCAGTATGGAAACAAGCCGG TAG